The genomic stretch CACTTGTGTGTGCCCTAGGCAAAGCTTTCATgggtatagattttatttatttatattttataactgttGGTGTGAAGACAGATATAATCcacacattttgaaataaatcaaaaCACTTTAACATTTTCCTGGGCCTCTAGAAGTGTGTGAGTGGTGGGCCCTAGGCACTGTGCCTGCCGCACTTGGTGGACAAAGTGCCCCCTGTCTCCAGGGAAGGGTCCTGAAAATCTCTGCCCCGGAGATGCTGGAGTTTCTCTGTCAAGCTTAGGAAACACTCGGGGAGAGCTGGTGAAGCCTGTTGCCTGGCCTGTAGGAAGACCGCAATCTTAGTTCTTACTGGGATAAGCGCGGCGCGTTGGTCATGCGCAGGCCTGAATTGCAATCTGGGACCTAGGGCCTCTGGAGACGCAGTTTGCACACCTGTAAAATGGACGTAACCCCGCCACCATCGTCCCGCGTGTTTGCGAGCGCATCCTTGGAACCGCTGCCTAGGCCCAGGGTGGGTGCGCGGCGTGGGTTCCCCCTCGGGCGGAGGCCGCGCTGacccgctcccccgccccctcccgcagaTGCCCGTGCTGAAGCAGCTGGGCCCCGCGCAGCCCAAGAAGCGGCCGGAGCGCGGCACCCTGTCCATCTCCGCGCCACTCGGCGACTTCCGGCACACGCTACACGTGGGGCGCGGCGGCGACGCCTTCGGGGACACTTCGTTCCTGAGCCGGCACGGCGGGGGGCCGCCCCCCGAGCCCCGGGCGCCACCCGCGGGAGCCCCGCGCTCCGCGCCGCCGCCTGCGGTGCcgcagcccccgccgcccgccctccgcgcgcccgcgcccgccgacCCGCTGCTGTCCTTCCACCTGGATCTGGGCCCGTCCATGCTGGACGCGGTGCTCGGCGTCATGGACGCGGAGCGCCCGGGGGCCGCCGCCACCAAGCCCGACTTGGACCT from Canis aureus isolate CA01 chromosome 1, VMU_Caureus_v.1.0, whole genome shotgun sequence encodes the following:
- the CDC42EP5 gene encoding cdc42 effector protein 5 — protein: MPVLKQLGPAQPKKRPERGTLSISAPLGDFRHTLHVGRGGDAFGDTSFLSRHGGGPPPEPRAPPAGAPRSAPPPAVPQPPPPALRAPAPADPLLSFHLDLGPSMLDAVLGVMDAERPGAAATKPDLDLSSEAQHPRAHCRPSADLELDDVIGL